One Thermodesulfobacteriota bacterium genomic window carries:
- the eno gene encoding phosphopyruvate hydratase yields the protein MIEITDINAREILDSRGNPTVEVEVALACGAIGRAAVPSGASTGTREALELRDGDARRYLGKGVIKAVNNVNTLIAPRLTGLPADDQALIDSTMIELDGTANKSKLGANAILGVSMATARAAADAYSLPLYKYLGGIYARQLPMPMMNIVNGGAHASSGLDIQEFMIIPVGADCFADCLRMGAEVFHNLKKILKAKGFSTAVGDEGGFAPNLESNEAALKLIVEAISAAGYEPGEDICLGLDAAASEFFKGKGKKGKYVLKAEGRELSSEEMIEYYEKWIDKYPIVSIEDGLAEQDWNNWPLMTERLGNLIQIVGDDVFVTNPEIFAKGINEGLANAILVKLNQIGTVTETLDTIDLARQAGYSTVISHRSGETEDAFIADLVVGVNGGQIKTGSLSRSDRIAKYNQLLRIEEELGVAGRLACEF from the coding sequence ATGATTGAAATTACAGATATTAATGCAAGGGAAATACTGGATTCCAGGGGCAATCCCACGGTGGAGGTGGAGGTGGCCCTGGCCTGCGGCGCCATCGGCCGGGCAGCGGTCCCTTCCGGGGCCTCCACGGGAACCCGGGAAGCGCTGGAGCTCCGGGACGGAGATGCCCGCCGCTACCTGGGCAAAGGCGTCATCAAAGCCGTGAACAACGTCAACACCCTCATCGCGCCCCGGCTGACCGGTCTGCCGGCCGACGATCAGGCGCTGATCGACAGCACCATGATCGAACTGGACGGCACGGCCAACAAGTCCAAGCTTGGCGCCAACGCCATTCTGGGCGTTTCCATGGCCACGGCCCGGGCCGCGGCCGATGCGTATTCCCTGCCGCTTTACAAATATCTGGGGGGGATTTATGCCCGGCAGCTGCCCATGCCGATGATGAATATCGTCAACGGCGGCGCCCACGCTTCCAGCGGCCTGGACATCCAGGAGTTCATGATCATCCCGGTCGGCGCCGACTGCTTTGCCGATTGCCTGCGCATGGGCGCCGAGGTGTTTCATAACCTGAAGAAAATATTAAAGGCCAAGGGATTCAGCACCGCCGTCGGTGATGAAGGCGGTTTCGCGCCCAACCTGGAAAGCAATGAGGCCGCCCTGAAACTGATCGTGGAGGCGATTTCCGCCGCCGGTTATGAACCGGGTGAGGATATCTGCCTGGGACTGGATGCCGCGGCCAGCGAGTTTTTCAAGGGAAAGGGGAAAAAGGGCAAATACGTCCTCAAGGCCGAAGGCCGGGAACTGAGTTCCGAAGAGATGATCGAATACTATGAAAAGTGGATCGATAAGTATCCCATCGTCTCCATCGAGGACGGTCTGGCCGAGCAGGACTGGAACAACTGGCCCCTGATGACCGAACGCCTGGGCAACCTGATCCAGATCGTCGGGGACGATGTCTTTGTCACCAATCCGGAGATCTTCGCCAAGGGGATCAATGAGGGCCTGGCCAATGCCATTCTGGTGAAATTAAACCAGATCGGCACCGTGACCGAAACCCTGGATACCATTGACCTGGCCCGGCAGGCGGGTTACAGCACCGTGATTTCCCACCGGTCCGGCGAGACCGAGGACGCCTTTATCGCCGATCTGGTGGTGGGCGTCAACGGCGGCCAGATCAAGACCGGCTCCCTTTCCCGGTCGGATCGGATCGCCAAGTACAATCAACTGCTGCGGATTGAAGAAGAGCTGGGGGTAGCCGGCCGGCTGGCCTGCGAATTTTAA
- a CDS encoding HPr family phosphocarrier protein: MHTSSGRHGIDTVVVNELGLHARAAAKVAKAAAGARGPVWLVRNGTRVDASSVIDILTLACAKGAEIRFEADNPADALLLEKLVDLVARGFDE; encoded by the coding sequence ATGCATACCTCTTCCGGGAGGCACGGCATAGACACCGTTGTCGTCAACGAACTCGGACTGCATGCCCGGGCCGCCGCCAAGGTGGCTAAAGCCGCCGCCGGGGCCAGGGGCCCCGTCTGGTTGGTCAGAAACGGAACAAGAGTGGACGCCAGCAGCGTTATTGACATCCTGACCCTGGCCTGTGCCAAGGGGGCGGAAATCCGTTTTGAAGCGGATAACCCGGCGGATGCGTTGCTTCTGGAAAAGCTGGTAGATCTGGTTGCGAGGGGTTTTGACGAATAA